From the genome of Acidihalobacter aeolianus:
ACGTGCTGGCATCGGCCTTGAAGAGTCCGTTGTTTGGAATTGCTGCAGACGATGTGATCCGAATCGAAGCCCTTCGCAACGAGTACCTTGAAGCGGCGCGCTCGAAGGAAGTTCTGGAAAGCCTTGAAAGGGAGATGGGTGCGTATTTTGTCGTGGCGTACCGATAGATACCCATGTGATGTGTCACCCAACAACCGACAAAGTTGGCTCAACGAGAATTTCAAGTCCACCGATAAAAATCGAACTGATTCAGGAATACGAGATTTCGCCGACCGCTCACGCAAAGATCATCGATCTGAAGAACCGCTGCTTTCCCGATCATCGGAAGCCCTGGTCGTACTACAAGCAACTCCCGCACTTTCGCTTTCTGGTTTACGACGATACCTCCCTGATTGCGCATATGGGTGTGGATCACCGTGTAATCGCGGTCGACGACCAACCACGTACCATTTTCGGGATCGTGGATTTGTGTGTCGACCCGCAATTCCGCGATCGGGGGATTGCGTCCGAATTGCTTGAGAAGCTGTCTGAACTGGCGAGGCGTTCGCGCATCGATTTTCTGTTCGCCATCGTAAACCGTGCCCGACTTTACGAGCGCAACGGTTTTCAGGGCTTGGACGCGCTTTGTTTATGGTTGCGTATCAACGACCACAAGAACTACGGCGTAGCGGTTGAAAGGATTGCCAACGAAATCATGATCAAGCAGATTGGGGAAAAAGGCTGGGTGGATGGGCCGATCAATCTGCTTGGATAGTAACTACTCAGTGAAAATAATTACAAAAAGTACTTGACAGGGTTTTTGGTAGTTTTTTTGAAAATATGGCGGCGCTGTAACGAGTGCGATTATTGGTCTCCGAAAGCGACAGAGGCGTAGTCTTCCTTGCGACATCACGCGAGGCACTGCCCCACCGTCAGTCAATTATTTTACGCCGCCAGATCGCCTTACAAACGAGAAAATTGGCACTTCAAAACCCGTGAGATAATAGCTTCATTACTTCTTTGGAGCAGTCTTGCGTGCGGATCGACGGCGTCGATATCGAGATCACCCTGGCACAGGTCAGGGCGCAACTGGAGCAGGAGAAAGACCTATCTCCGGCACTCCGCGCCAGTATCGAGATGATGCTCATGTTGTTCGTCGTGTTACTCAACCGTCTCGGGCTCAATAGCCGCAACAGCAGTCAGCCGCCGGCATCGGATCCCAATCGGCCACGCAGCCAGCGTGTGCGCTCAAGCCGACCTTCCGGTGGCCAGCCGGGGCACGTGGGCAAGACCTTGCGCCCGGTCGAGCATCCCGATGAGATCGAGGTCCTCAAGATCGATCGTCGTCGCTTGCCGAAAGGCTGCTATACCGAGGCGGGTTTCGAGACTCGCCAGGTTTTTGATATCGACATCAGCCGGATCGTGACCGAGTATCGGGCGCAGATCCTGGAGAATGAATCAGGCCAACGTTTTGTGGCTTCATTCCCGGAAGGGGTGGATAAGAAGGTGCAGTATGGTTCCGGCCTCAAGGCCCATGCCGTCTATCTGTCCCAATATCAGCTCTTGCCCTACAAGCGGATCCAGGATTACTTTGCCGATCAGTTGGGCATCCCTTTGAGCGATGGTTCACTGGTGAACTTCAATCGCGAGGCATTTACCCGCCTGGCGGCCTTTGAGGCGATCAGCAAAACGGCATTGGCCAAAGCCGTGTCCGCTCATGCCGACGAGACCGGGGTCAACATTGATGGCAAACGCCATTGGCTGCATGGTCTGTCCAATGCTGATTGGACGCATTATCAGGTCCACAGTAAGCGAGGCCAGGAGGCGATGGACGCGATCGGGATCCTGCCACGGTTCCGCGGTGTGCTGTGTCATGACCATTGGAAACCCTATTACCGTTATCGGGACTGCACCCATGCCCTGTGCAATGCCCACCACCTGCGCGAACTGGAACGAGCATTCGAGCAGGACGGACAACAATGGGCGGAAGCGATGGGCAAGCTGCTCAGAGAGATTCATCAGGCCGTCGAGAACGCTGGCGGCATCCTGCCGCTGACCGAGGCCAATGCTTACCGGCAGCGCTACCGAGATGTGCTCGAGGCGGGGCAACTGGAATGCCCTGAGCCGGAAAAACCACCCGACAACAAGCCTCGGGGGCGGATCAAGCGGAGCAAGGCCCGCAATCTGCTGGAGCGTCTGATGGCCTATGAAGACGATGTGCTGCGTTTCATGGTGGACGTCAATGTGCCGTTCACGAACAATCAGGCGGAGAACGATATCCGTATGACCAAAGTGCAGCAGAAGATCTCCGGCTGCTTCCGCAGCCTGGAGGGTGCCGCGATGTTTTGCCGCATACGGGGATATCTATCGACCTGCCGAAAGCAGGGGGTCACGGCTTCGGAGGCGTTGCGCCTAGTATTCGATCGCAAGCTACCGGCTTTTGCTCTGGCGATCTCTGAGAATTAGCTGAGTAGTTACCTTGGATATATGTTTTGAGCGCCTTTAAAGTTCTAGGGCCTGTTCACATTAATTTTGATATAATTGCTGCATGGAAATTACCTTGCAGCAGTACAAAATCATCGAGCCCTTGTTGCCGCTTCCGCGAGGCAATATAAAAATATCCAACCTACAGGTGCTTAACGCGATCCTGTACGTGGCCGAGCATGGCTGCAAGTGGCGTGGCTTACCGGTCCGTTTCGGTCGCTGGCACAGCATCTATATGCGCGCCAATCGCTGGGCCAAACAGGGCGTGCTGGATCGAGTCTTCCTGGCGCTGCAGGAAAACGACGTGATTAATATCCAAGTCGATCATGTCTCGCTCGATTCCACAGCCGTCAAGGTTCATCCAGACGGAACCGGTGCTTTAAAAAAAACGGTCCTCAATCTATCGGCAAATCCCGCGCCGGATGGACAACCAAGATTCATCTGGTCGCCGCCGGAGCCAATCGAGCCGTAGCCTTTCGACTTTCCCCGGGACAGGCCGGAGATGCACCAGAAGGCAGAAAACTGCTCAAAAGCCTGGAGCACTGCGGCTGGGAAGGCACCTCGGTCATCATGGACCGCGCCTATGAGGGTGACGAGACGCGCCAGCTCGCGCTGGATCTGGGTATGACCCCAGTGGTGCCGCCCAAGCGCAATCGGCTCACGCCTTGGGAATACGATCTTGAACTTTACAAGAAGCGCAATGAAGTCGAGCGACTATTCCGAAGACTCAAAGGATTTCGGCGCATCTTCTCACGCTTCGATAAGCTCGATGTCGTCTTCACCTTCTTCATCCACTTCGCTCTCATCGTCGATACACTTATTAGTGTGAACAGGCCCTAGGTTAAGCATACTTGGAAACGGTTGATTTTCATGTGGGGATCAACGAATGACAAAATATTCGGTCAGCGTTGTCGATGGTCTCGTGTCGGAAGAAACACTCAAATCCAGTCCTGACCCCGAGTTCACGACCCTGGAAGAACTGCATGAGGTTGCGGCCGCATTGAGAGCACGTGAGCCTTTGTTTCACAGAGAGGCATTTGGTCTGACGCGAGAATACCATGAGCGGATGACCGAGTCGGATTTTTGGGAAGTCGGCGCATCGGGTAGGAGATACAGCCGAGAGTACATCATCGAGTCGCTCGAAAAGCGGTATGCGAGCCTGATTCGGACGACCTGGTATATCGAAGATTTCCAATGTCGGGAAATCGCCGAACAAAATTATTTGGTCACGTATACCCTATTCCAGGGCGAGCGGTTATCCCGTCGCTCAACCATTTGGCGTCGTTCTGGGAGCGATTGGAAGGTTGTCTACCACCAGGGCACCTTGGTCGAATAGAAGCCGCCGTATAGCCTGGCGAATACGCCGAGCTAGTGAGATCGGAGATGCGCAATTATCCGGCAAGCAGCAGGCTGACGTCGGTAGAGGTGCGTTACCAAGACATATCGCAAGGAAGCCCGGCCCACCCACTCGCCCTCGGTGGGCGGGTGGGTGAGAGCGATCATGCGCTGAGGCGCCGGTACTTCATGCGATGGGGCTGGTCGGCGGCGGTGCCGAGGCGCGCGTGGCGGTCGGCTTCGTAGTCCGTGTAGTTGCCCTCGAACCAGGTCACGGTGCCGTCGTCCTCGAAGGCGAGGATGTGGGTGGCGATGCGGTCGAGGAACCAGCGGTCGTGCGAGATGACCACGGCGCTGCCGGGGAAGTCGAGCAGGGCCTCTTCCAGCGCACGCAGGGTTTCCACGTCGAGGTCGTTGGTCGGTTCGTCGAGCAGCAGCAGGTTGCCGCCGCTCTTGAGCAGCTTGGCCAGATGCACACGGTTGCGTTCGCCGCCGGACAGATCCTTAACCCGTTTCTGCTGGTCGGTGCCCTTGAAGTTGAAGCGGCTGGCATAGGCGCGCGAGTTCACCTCGTAGTTGCCGACGGTGATGATGTCCTGGCCGTCTGAGAGTTCTTCCCACACGGACTTGTCGCCGCCGAGTGTGTCGCGGCTCTGGTCGACGTAGGCGATCTGCACGGTCTCGCCGACGGTGATGGTGCCCTCGTCGGGCTGCTCGGCGCCGGTGAGCATGCGGAACAGCGTGGTCTTGCCCGCGCCGTTGGGCCCGATCACGCCGACGATGCCGCCGCGCGGCAGGCTAAACGACAGCCCCTGATACAGCACGCGGTCGCCGAAGGACTTGCTGAGGTTCTCGACCTCGATCACCTTGTCGCCCAGGCGCGGGCCGGGCGGGATGTAGATTTCCTTGGTCTCCGAGCGTTTCTGGTAGTCGCTGGCGCTCAATTCCTCGAAGCGCTTGAGGCGGGCCTTGGACTTGGCCTGGCGGCCCTTGGGATTGGCGCGCACCCATTCCAGCTCGGCCTCCATGGCCTTGACGCGCGCGCCCTCGCTCTTTTCCTCCTGCGCCAGGCGGCGTTCCTTCTGCTCCAGCCAGGAGGAGTAGTTGCCCTCCCAGGGGATGCCGTGGCCGCGGTCTAGTTCGAGTATCCAGCCGGCCACGTTGTCGAGGAAGTAGCGGTCATGGGTGACCGCGACCACGGTGCCGGGGAATTCCTGCAGAAAGCGTTCGAGCCAGGCCACCGACTCGGCGTCGAGGTGGTTGGTCGGTTCGTCGAGGATCAGCATGTCGGGCGCCGACAGCAGCAGGCGGCACAGCGCCACGCGGCGGCGTTCGCCGCCGGAGAGCTTGGTGACGTCGGCGTCCCATGGCGGCAGGCGCAGCGCCTCGGCGGCGACCTCCAGCTTGTGGTCGAGGTTGTGCGCGTCGGCGGCCTGGATGATGTTCTCCAGGCGCGCCTGCTCGGCGGCCAGCGCGTCGAAGTCGGCGTCGGGTTCGGCGTAGGCGGCATAGACGGCGTCGAGCTTGGCCTGCGCTTCCTTGATTTCGCCGAGACCTTCCTCGACGTTGCCGCGCACGTCCTTGTCCGGGTTCAGCGCCGGCTCCTGGGGCAGGTAGCCGATGTTGATGCCAGGCTGCGGACGGGCCTCGCCGACGATGTCGGTATCCACGCCAGCCATGATGCGCAGCAGCGTGGACTTGCCGGCGCCGTTGTAGCCGAGCACGCCGATCTTGGCGCCGGGGAAGAAATTCAGCGAGATGTCGCGAAGGATCTGTTTCTTGGGCGGCACGATCTTGCCGACGCCGCTCATGGTGAAGATGTATTGCGCCATAGAGGATCGCTTGTTCGGGTATGGATGAAGGGGGCCCATTATCGGGAATCGCAAGCTGCCATGCTACAGCGAAACGGCAGCTGACGATAATTCAGGCTGATGTCGGGTTCACCTTGATCGATGACAATGCGGGAATCGGTGTAATATGTGTGCAGCACGTGCATAGGGCCTCGCCAGAAGGCCTGGTATTGCTGTCCGCCATCCAAGGAGGCGTTATGAAGGGATTTCCCCATTACGGAGCGAGTCTGTTCTCCGCAGCTGCGCTGTTTGTCATGCTGTCCGGCATTTTTCTCATCCCTCGTCAGGTCTACGCCGCGATGTCGGTGGCTTCGGCGGCGGATATTGCTGCAGGCCGACATCTTGCCTTTAGCCGCAAGGCGGGCAATTGCATCGCCTGCCATCAGATCAAGGGCGCGGTGATGGCGGGAGACATCGCCCAGCCGCTGCAACCGCCGTTTCCCGACCGCAATCGATTGTTCGCACAGATCTGGGATGCGCGCCAGAACTACGGCAGCAACACGATCATGCCCCCCTATGGCGCCAATCATTTGCTGACGCGTAAACAAATCCACCAGATCATGGATTTCCTGTATTCGCTCAAATAATGAGGCTCGATCCGATCCTGCCGATGGATGATTGTCGATGAATAAAACACGCACCCTTTATGCGTTGTATGCGCTGCTTTTTCTTGTGTTGGCGGTTGGAATTTATTGGTCTTATTACTATTTCTTGGTTAACAGCAGTAGCGCTGTCGAGGATTCGCCAACAAAGGATCTGGCCACGTTCCGTAGTTATTTTGAACGGCGCTTCCCCAACGTACCGCTCAAGGCGTATGCGCAGGGCGAGTGGATTCCGGGCATCACCGGCAAGGATGCCATGGCGCAATATCACAGTGTGATGTCGTTCCCACCGCAATCCATTGGCATCGCAAACGGTAAACAGCTGTTCGACACGCCATTCCCGAACGGGCATACCTATGGCGATTGCTTTCCTAATGGCGGTATCGGGATTCGCCAGGATTACCCGCGTTTCGACGCCAAGACCGGGCAGGTGGTGACTTTGGCCGTCGCGGTCAATCAGTGCCGTCAAGCGAACGGCCTCAAGCCGCTTGCCTGGAAACGCGGGCCTCTGGCCGAGATTCTGGCCTATATGGCCAGCACCTCCGACGGGAAGCCGCTCGATATCCAGCCGCCGCGTACACCTGCCGAACTTGCGGCCTATACGGAAGGCAAGAATTTCTTCTACACACCTATCGGAAAGTTGAATCTTTCCTGTGCGGATTGCCACATGCTGCATTCGGGGCAACGATTGCGTGCCCAACTGATCAGTCCGGCACTAGGTATGCCAAACGGGTTCCCCGCGTATCGTGCGAAATGGGGTGGGCTTGGCACGCTGGAGCGACGTTTCATCGGTTGCAACAAGAAGATCAGGGTTGAGCCGTTCAAGCCACAGAGTGCGCGCTATCGCGATCTGGCCTATTTTCTGAGCTATATGAGCAACGGACTGCCGATCACCGGGCCAGGCTACCGGAACTGAATGACGAAGCGCATGTGTGCGGCGGCACATGCGCTTTGCGAATATTTACTCCTGATACCAGGCCGTGCGGTCTCGTCCGTCGTTCTTGGCCTGGTATAAGGCCTTGTCAGCGCGTTCCAGCAGGCGCTCGATATTGGCATCCTCGGGTAAATTCTCAGTGCCTCCCGCGCTGACCGTGACGGTGTAGCGTTCGCCATTGTCCTCGAAATTGGTCGTGCGCATGCGCTGCTGGATACGTTCGATGGTCTTGAGAGCAGGTTCGATCGTGGTCTGTTCCAGAATTACGCAGAATTCTTCGCCCCCCAGGCGCCCGAACAGGTCGGTTTCGCGCAATTCCTGTTTTGCCTCGTCAACGAAACGAACCAGTACCCGGTCTCCCGCGACGTGACCGTATCGATCGTTGATCGCTTTGAAATGGTCCAGATCAAGAATGATCAAGACGAGGTGGGAGCCATAACGTCGGCAATGCTTGAGGTGCTCGCTTGCGCGTTCCAGGAATGCACGACGATTGGCTATCCCGGTCAGTGGGTCGGTCGTTGCCAGCCGTAGGAGTTCGCGTTCGAGCATCTTGCGTTCGGTCACATCGCGATAAATGCCTTCGACGCCTGCAAAGTTTCCATTTTCATCGAACAGGGCATGGCTGCTGATCGAAATGTCGATGACCTGACCGTCGCTGCGCACCATCTGTCCGGGAAAATCGGACACTTCCCCGTGATCGCGAATGGCCTGCTTGAAGGCGTCGCGGTCGACGGGGTGGGGGTAGTAGTCCTCGGCCTTGCGTCCGATGATTTCATGCGGTTCGTAGCCGAGCACACGGCGTACGCCGGGTCCTACCATCTGCACCACGCCCTGCGCGTCGGTGCGGTAGTACACGTCCTGCATACTCTCGAAAACCTGGCGTAGGCTCTGTTCGTTGTCGCGTAGTTGCTCATGTATCTGATGCATGCGCGTCATGTCGTGCGCCGCAATCATCAGTGCCGGTGTACCCTGGAAAATATACATGCGACTGCTGGCAACGACCACGCGTAAGTTGCCGCGCAGGCTCAGCAGGCGAATTTCCGTAGGTGGATTGGGTGTGCCATCGACGGCCAGCCTGCGCAGTCGACTTTGTGTTTGTGCGAGGTCTGCTGGTTCAACGAAGTCGAATAGGGAGCGACCGAGCAGATCATCGGGTTTTTCGGCTTCGAGAATCTGTTGTGCAATTGGGTTGACGTGTGCGAGCAGACCATCGACGGCTATCGCTAGTCCGACAGGTAGCTGGCTGAATGCGTCGACATCGCCATCGTTCTTGCCGGGCATACCCTCGCCCTTGCTTTCCGAAAAGAGGAATTGCCCTTCCAAGCGCGTCATGTGTGAACTGTCCTGGTCGCGACGGACCAATAGTAGTCGCTGCTCCGGTACATCGCAAAACTGCAAAATCTTTAATCCCTCGACTTGAGTCTGTACCCGGGTACGGTTTTACGGTTCGGCATTTCGTGGCACTTGAGGGAGCGATATGCACTGGGGTCAAGGCGTTCGGTGGTCGCTGGGTGACGCCATTCTGGCGGGTATCGGCGCTTCTGCCTGCTGCTTCGGTCCTCTCATCCTGCTGGCCGTGGGGGTGAGCGGTGCTTGGATTGGAAATCTGACGGTGCTCGAGCCATACCGCCCCATTTTCATCGCCTTGGTGCTGCTGTTTCTTGTGCTGGCCTTTTCGCCTCTGGTTCTGGCCGGGCAGCCCGCCATGACCGCCCAGACGGATGTACAGGCACTGCGCAGCATTACACGTTCGATTCCCAACATGACCTGCGGCCTGTGTCCGCTCACCATTATAAAATGCCTTGGAGAAGGTGCCCGGGGTCAGCGGTGTCAAGCCCAATCTCGATCGCAAGACGGTGACCGTGACCTATGATCCGCGCAAGACTGACGTGGCGGCATTGACGTGCGTAACCACCGATGCGGGATATCCATCTCATCCCTTGGGCTAGCCGCCCGCCACGTCTTTGCGGCCGTATGATTGCCTCGAGCGGCATGTACCGACAGAAGCGTTTTAGGAGAACAGCATGGATGCCACATTACGCATCAACGACATGACCTGCGAACACTGTGCCGTTGCCGTGAGACGGGCGCTCGACAAGCTCGAAGGCGTAAGCGCGCAGGTGTCCTACGCGGAAGGGCTTGCCCGCGTAGAGGGCGGGTGTGCGGACGATTGGGTCTAGCAGGTACGGGCCGCGGGATGCGATGCCTACCCGCTGGATGGGGACGGGCAGGGCGAGATGTCCGGGCCGGGTCTGCGGGTCGTGGTGATCGGCTCGGGTTCTGCTGGCCGACCGGGTGCTGATCGCCACCGGCGCCTCGGCCGCTTCCCTTCGATTCCGGGCCTCGCCGGAACGCCCTACTGGACCTCGACAGAGGCGCTGACCGCAGAGACGATCCCGCAACGCCTCGCCGTGATCGGCGGTTCCGTGGTGGCGCTTGAATTGGCGCAGGCCTTTGTGCGCCTCGGCAGCCGGGTGACGCTGCTGGCACGCAGCACGCTGCTCTCGCGGGAGGATGCCGCGCTGGGCGAGGGGCTCGCGGAGATCCTGCGTGCGGAGGGTCTCGACCTGCGCCTGCACAGCGTGCCTCAGCGGGTAGCGCATGTCGGCGGGCGTTTCCGCCTGACGCTGGCCGACGGCATGCTCGAAAGCGAGGCCTTGCTGGTGGCGACGGGCCGACGCGCGAATACCGCCGCACTGGGGCTGCAGACGGTCGGTCTCGAGACCGATGCAGAGGGACGCATCGCGGTCGATGCACATCTGCGCACGGGGGTCGACTGGATCCATGCCGCCGGCGACTGCACTGCGTTGCCGCAATACATGTACGTCGCCGCGGCGGCCGGCACGCGCGCGGCGATCAACATGACCGGCGGCGATGCCAGCCTCGACCTCGCGGCGATGCCAGCCTCGACCTCGCGGCGATGCCAGCCTCGACCTCGCGGCGATGCCAGCCTCGACCTCGCGGCGATGCCGGCGGTGGTGTTTACCGACCCGCAGGTCGCCACCGTCGGCCTGAGTGAGCAGCAGGCGAAGGCGCGCGGGCTGGAGGCCGAGAGCCGCACGCTGAGCCTGGACAACGTGCCCCGCGCCCTGGCGAATTTCGACACCCGCGGTTTCGTCAAGCTGGTGGCCGAGCGCGGTAGCGGCCGCCTGCTCGGCGCGCAGATACTGGCTGCGGAGGCAGGCGAGATGATCCAGAGCGCCGCGCTGGCGCTGGCCGCCGGCATGACGGTCGACGATCTGGCCGGGCGCCTGTTCCCCTATCTGACCATGGTCGAGGGGCTCAAGCTCTGCGCGCAGACCTTCTCGCGCGACGTTTCCCCGCTCTCCTGCTGTGCCGGCTAGCGGCCGCCTGAGACGTCGAGGTTTGCGCCGGTCACGTAACTCGCCTCGTCGGAAAGCAGCCACAGGATCGCGCGCGCGACTTCTTCGGGCTGTCCGCCGCGCTTCATCGGCACTGCGTCCTTGACCCGATCCATGCGCCCTGGCTCACCGCCGCTGGCGTGGATCTCGGTATAGATCACGCCGGGACTCACGGCATTGACCCGGATGCCGGCGTCGGCGACCTCCCGGGCGAGGCCGATGGTCAGCGTATCGACCGCCGCCTTGGATGCGGCGTAGTCCACGTACTCGCCGGGACTGCCCAGGCGCGCGGCGCGTGAGGAGACATTGACGATGGCTCCGCCGGGGCCGCCATGGCGGGTGGACATGCGCCGCACCGCCTCGCGGGCACACAGAAAACTGCCGGTCACGTTGGCCGCGAACACGCGTGCCAGCCGTGCCGCGTCCATGTCCTCGACGCGCGCATGGCGTTCGAGGATGCCGGCGTTGTTGACCAGCGCCGTTACCCGCCCCAACGCTTCGTCGACCTGCCGGAACAAACTCACTACCTCGTCCTCGACGGCGATGTCGGCCGCGAGCGCGATCCCGCGGCCCCCCGCGGCCTCGATGTCGGCGACCACGGTTTCGGCTGCGGCACGGTCGCGCCGGTAGTTCACGCATACGGCGTAGCCCGCCCGGGCACCGAGGCGGGCCACAGCGGCACCGATGCCGCGGCTGCCGCCGGTCACGATCATGACGGATTGCATCGTTATCTCCTGAATGACTTCGGCGGCAGTATCGCTCGCGCATCGACGTGCGACACCTGTTGCATCGGACGATCTACACCGCTCGCCTGCATAGGGCTATTGATAAGTATTTCATATTATTTTATAACTTTATGTGTTAAAAGGGTTTTTTTGCCCTGTTTTTGAGGGTTTTCGTTCATGGAAATGACATTGTCGGCATTGTAGGCTGCGTGCGGCGGTGCCGGATAAGGGGTCGATACCGTCGGTTGTCTACGGCGGGAGAAGGCTCGATGAGATGTCGTTTCCACGTTATTCCATTCATCGCAAACATAAGGACGTGAATCGTGACCGAAAGGATGCGTATCGGCACTCGCCTGGGACTGGCGTTTTCGGTATTGGTCGTTTTGCTTAGCGGACTGATCGC
Proteins encoded in this window:
- a CDS encoding GNAT family N-acetyltransferase, producing the protein MCHPTTDKVGSTRISSPPIKIELIQEYEISPTAHAKIIDLKNRCFPDHRKPWSYYKQLPHFRFLVYDDTSLIAHMGVDHRVIAVDDQPRTIFGIVDLCVDPQFRDRGIASELLEKLSELARRSRIDFLFAIVNRARLYERNGFQGLDALCLWLRINDHKNYGVAVERIANEIMIKQIGEKGWVDGPINLLG
- a CDS encoding heavy-metal-associated domain-containing protein, coding for MTVTYDPRKTDVAALTCVTTDAGYPSHPLG
- a CDS encoding SDR family oxidoreductase, producing the protein MQSVMIVTGGSRGIGAAVARLGARAGYAVCVNYRRDRAAAETVVADIEAAGGRGIALAADIAVEDEVVSLFRQVDEALGRVTALVNNAGILERHARVEDMDAARLARVFAANVTGSFLCAREAVRRMSTRHGGPGGAIVNVSSRAARLGSPGEYVDYAASKAAVDTLTIGLAREVADAGIRVNAVSPGVIYTEIHASGGEPGRMDRVKDAVPMKRGGQPEEVARAILWLLSDEASYVTGANLDVSGGR
- a CDS encoding IS5 family transposase (programmed frameshift); the protein is MEITLQQYKIIEPLLPLPRGNIKISNLQVLNAILYVAEHGCKWRGLPVRFGRWHSIYMRANRWAKQGVLDRVFLALQENDVINIQVDHVSLDSTAVKVHPDGTGAFKKNGPQSIGKSRAGWTTKIHLVAAGANRAVAFRLSPGQAGDAPEGRKLLKSLEHCGWEGTSVIMDRAYEGDETRQLALDLGMTPVVPPKRNRLTPWEYDLELYKKRNEVERLFRRLKGFRRIFSRFDKLDVVFTFFIHFALIVDTLISVNRP
- a CDS encoding mercuric transporter MerT family protein yields the protein MHWGQGVRWSLGDAILAGIGASACCFGPLILLAVGVSGAWIGNLTVLEPYRPIFIALVLLFLVLAFSPLVLAGQPAMTAQTDVQALRSITRSIPNMTCGLCPLTIIKCLGEGARGQRCQAQSRSQDGDRDL
- a CDS encoding c-type cytochrome, with amino-acid sequence MIDDNAGIGVICVQHVHRASPEGLVLLSAIQGGVMKGFPHYGASLFSAAALFVMLSGIFLIPRQVYAAMSVASAADIAAGRHLAFSRKAGNCIACHQIKGAVMAGDIAQPLQPPFPDRNRLFAQIWDARQNYGSNTIMPPYGANHLLTRKQIHQIMDFLYSLK
- a CDS encoding FAD-dependent oxidoreductase; this translates as MSGPGLRVVVIGSGSAGRPGADRHRRLGRFPSIPGLAGTPYWTSTEALTAETIPQRLAVIGGSVVALELAQAFVRLGSRVTLLARSTLLSREDAALGEGLAEILRAEGLDLRLHSVPQRVAHVGGRFRLTLADGMLESEALLVATGRRANTAALGLQTVGLETDAEGRIAVDAHLRTGVDWIHAAGDCTALPQYMYVAAAAGTRAAINMTGGDASLDLAAMPASTSRRCQPRPRGDASLDLAAMPAVVFTDPQVATVGLSEQQAKARGLEAESRTLSLDNVPRALANFDTRGFVKLVAERGSGRLLGAQILAAEAGEMIQSAALALAAGMTVDDLAGRLFPYLTMVEGLKLCAQTFSRDVSPLSCCAG
- a CDS encoding sensor domain-containing diguanylate cyclase, whose protein sequence is MTRLEGQFLFSESKGEGMPGKNDGDVDAFSQLPVGLAIAVDGLLAHVNPIAQQILEAEKPDDLLGRSLFDFVEPADLAQTQSRLRRLAVDGTPNPPTEIRLLSLRGNLRVVVASSRMYIFQGTPALMIAAHDMTRMHQIHEQLRDNEQSLRQVFESMQDVYYRTDAQGVVQMVGPGVRRVLGYEPHEIIGRKAEDYYPHPVDRDAFKQAIRDHGEVSDFPGQMVRSDGQVIDISISSHALFDENGNFAGVEGIYRDVTERKMLERELLRLATTDPLTGIANRRAFLERASEHLKHCRRYGSHLVLIILDLDHFKAINDRYGHVAGDRVLVRFVDEAKQELRETDLFGRLGGEEFCVILEQTTIEPALKTIERIQQRMRTTNFEDNGERYTVTVSAGGTENLPEDANIERLLERADKALYQAKNDGRDRTAWYQE
- a CDS encoding nuclear transport factor 2 family protein; this encodes MTKYSVSVVDGLVSEETLKSSPDPEFTTLEELHEVAAALRAREPLFHREAFGLTREYHERMTESDFWEVGASGRRYSREYIIESLEKRYASLIRTTWYIEDFQCREIAEQNYLVTYTLFQGERLSRRSTIWRRSGSDWKVVYHQGTLVE
- a CDS encoding cation transporter; its protein translation is MDATLRINDMTCEHCAVAVRRALDKLEGVSAQVSYAEGLARVEGGCADDWV
- the ettA gene encoding energy-dependent translational throttle protein EttA → MAQYIFTMSGVGKIVPPKKQILRDISLNFFPGAKIGVLGYNGAGKSTLLRIMAGVDTDIVGEARPQPGINIGYLPQEPALNPDKDVRGNVEEGLGEIKEAQAKLDAVYAAYAEPDADFDALAAEQARLENIIQAADAHNLDHKLEVAAEALRLPPWDADVTKLSGGERRRVALCRLLLSAPDMLILDEPTNHLDAESVAWLERFLQEFPGTVVAVTHDRYFLDNVAGWILELDRGHGIPWEGNYSSWLEQKERRLAQEEKSEGARVKAMEAELEWVRANPKGRQAKSKARLKRFEELSASDYQKRSETKEIYIPPGPRLGDKVIEVENLSKSFGDRVLYQGLSFSLPRGGIVGVIGPNGAGKTTLFRMLTGAEQPDEGTITVGETVQIAYVDQSRDTLGGDKSVWEELSDGQDIITVGNYEVNSRAYASRFNFKGTDQQKRVKDLSGGERNRVHLAKLLKSGGNLLLLDEPTNDLDVETLRALEEALLDFPGSAVVISHDRWFLDRIATHILAFEDDGTVTWFEGNYTDYEADRHARLGTAADQPHRMKYRRLSA
- the tnpC gene encoding IS66 family transposase, with protein sequence MRIDGVDIEITLAQVRAQLEQEKDLSPALRASIEMMLMLFVVLLNRLGLNSRNSSQPPASDPNRPRSQRVRSSRPSGGQPGHVGKTLRPVEHPDEIEVLKIDRRRLPKGCYTEAGFETRQVFDIDISRIVTEYRAQILENESGQRFVASFPEGVDKKVQYGSGLKAHAVYLSQYQLLPYKRIQDYFADQLGIPLSDGSLVNFNREAFTRLAAFEAISKTALAKAVSAHADETGVNIDGKRHWLHGLSNADWTHYQVHSKRGQEAMDAIGILPRFRGVLCHDHWKPYYRYRDCTHALCNAHHLRELERAFEQDGQQWAEAMGKLLREIHQAVENAGGILPLTEANAYRQRYRDVLEAGQLECPEPEKPPDNKPRGRIKRSKARNLLERLMAYEDDVLRFMVDVNVPFTNNQAENDIRMTKVQQKISGCFRSLEGAAMFCRIRGYLSTCRKQGVTASEALRLVFDRKLPAFALAISEN
- the soxA gene encoding sulfur oxidation c-type cytochrome SoxA, translating into MNKTRTLYALYALLFLVLAVGIYWSYYYFLVNSSSAVEDSPTKDLATFRSYFERRFPNVPLKAYAQGEWIPGITGKDAMAQYHSVMSFPPQSIGIANGKQLFDTPFPNGHTYGDCFPNGGIGIRQDYPRFDAKTGQVVTLAVAVNQCRQANGLKPLAWKRGPLAEILAYMASTSDGKPLDIQPPRTPAELAAYTEGKNFFYTPIGKLNLSCADCHMLHSGQRLRAQLISPALGMPNGFPAYRAKWGGLGTLERRFIGCNKKIRVEPFKPQSARYRDLAYFLSYMSNGLPITGPGYRN